From Vigna unguiculata cultivar IT97K-499-35 chromosome 5, ASM411807v1, whole genome shotgun sequence, the proteins below share one genomic window:
- the LOC114183233 gene encoding zinc-finger homeodomain protein 9-like: MDITPTTTINNTTPSATTKSPEHDTETPTRINTPTATKALSFSNGVLKRHHHHHHHPVPAAVTYKECLKNHAANLGGHALDGCGEFMPSPTATAADPSSIKCAACGCHRNFHRREPDEPPIASTTHVIEYQPHHRHHPPPPFQSAAAANRSPNSASPPPISSSYYPSAPHMLLALSAGLAAPPESTAAPSTALTRKRFRTKFSQEQKEKMHKFAEKVGWKMQKRDEDLIHEFCNEVGVDRSVLKVWMHNNKNTLAKKDNVNITSNDDLTNNINDNDANGGAKGFEDHNTNIGGGGAEDRAEDPSRNHFGGVNVGANGSSSTS, encoded by the coding sequence ATGGACATAACCCCAACAACAACGATAAACAACACCACTCCCAGTGCAACAACAAAATCCCCAGAACATGACACCGAAACACCCACCAGGATCAACACCCCCACCGCAACAAAAGCCTTGTCTTTCTCCAACGGGGTCCTCAAGcgccaccatcaccaccaccaccaccccgTACCCGCCGCCGTCACCTACAAAGAATGCCTCAAAAACCACGCCGCCAACCTGGGTGGCCACGCCTTAGATGGCTGTGGCGAGTTCATGCCATCCCCCACAGCCACTGCCGCCGACCCCAGCTCCATTAAATGCGCAGCCTGCGGCTGCCACCGCAACTTCCACCGCCGCGAACCGGATGAGCCGCCTATCGCATCCACCACGCATGTGATCGAGTACCAGCCGCACCATCGCCACCACCCTCCGCCTCCGTTCCAGTCAGCAGCGGCGGCGAATCGAAGCCCGAATTCAGCATCCCCGCCCCCGATCTCCTCCTCTTACTACCCCTCCGCCCCGCACATGCTCCTCGCCCTCTCCGCCGGTCTCGCCGCTCCGCCGGAGAGCACTGCGGCACCCTCCACCGCACTCACCAGAAAGCGTTTCAGAACCAAGTTCAGCCAGGAGCAGAAGGAGAAGATGCACAAGTTTGCTGAGAAAGTAGGGTGGAAGATGCAGAAGAGAGACGAAGATTTGATTCACGAGTTTTGCAACGAGGTTGGCGTTGATAGAAGCGTTCTCAAGGTTTGGAtgcacaacaacaaaaacaccTTGGCCAAAAAAGATAATGTTAATATTACTAGCAATGATGAtcttactaataatattaatgataatgaTGCAAATGGGGGTGCCAAGGGTTTTGAAGACCACAATACCAACAtcggtggtggtggtgctgaAGATCGCGCGGAGGATCCGAGTCGCAATCACTTTGGTGGGGTGAACGTTGGTGCTAACGggtcttcttctacttcttga